One Mya arenaria isolate MELC-2E11 chromosome 5, ASM2691426v1 genomic window carries:
- the LOC128234098 gene encoding hemicentin-1-like isoform X1 → MTTIAFWCLIAVLKTLECTNVTLTIEPQVTFENNSVLYKCTAGYDAPVLELSSGQSPTSLSRILYSIYTVPNCTVKFAINSTVFIDSCSCDKNNLVCITESITREQSGFWKCQDFFASDRFSNLVELRVSVPITEAIIASDELNVITINDTEQLTLTCEAPDGLPAANISWFLDNRFSNVSNDDENITALSVVENYPANDGLSTAVSNVTLNASAGHNGMAIYCTASNIAGIMVVSRRIHLNVRYKSQTTILVNNQTNDISFYLMRNSNINQSLKCQVYGGNPLATLKWSCYDGIQSDENSQSSAISTVTWIATDLTESTCNCSASNIFGWTDRRVVYIHVYYEPTPPVCTLGNTTLHQDVINIILNTSLSITCNSEGNPSPDNFTWMWPTSNISEGKTLSISNVQISHDGLYTLSVQNLMEPSIGQVVNGRSNATFDINIQYGPRNPNFVFGHNGKNIPSGVVSVIKGKEISIVAFADANPTSSYKWSNNQVGETISQVFNYDVSISCNISNELNPIGASTIQQSITEILQFEVLYPPEVPILQFKTCNRIIGIQDSILKVLVDQPLNVTCFVKAKPEPSFKWNNALSSELVFANTSKIYSATYVCNAHNTMNTSYGEILEGQKEISFYLDVLYPPKITNVEIEFVACRRYNI, encoded by the exons aatgCACCAATGTCACATTGACCATAGAACCGCAAGTTACTTTCGAAAATAACTCGGTGTTGTATAAATGCACAGCAGGATATGATGCTCCGGTGCTTGAACTCAGCAGCGGGCAATCACCAACAAGTTTGAGTAGGatcttatattcaatatataccgTACCCAACTGTACAGTTAAATTTGCCATCAACAGTACAGTTTTTATCGATAGCTGCAGTTGCGATAAGAACAATCTTGTGTGTATAACTGAATCAATAACAAGAGAGCAAAGTGGATTTTGGAAGTGTCAAGACTTTTTTGCATCAGACAGGTTCAGTAATCTAGTTGAACTGAGAGTATCAG TGCCCATAACAGAAGCAATTATAGCGTCAGATGAACTGAATGTTATAACAATAAACGATACGGAGCAGCTAACCTTGACATGTGAAGCCCCAGATGGGTTACCGGCTGCTAATATCAGTTGGTTCTTGGACAATAGATTCTCAAATGTGTCaaacgatgatgaaaatataACTGCCCTTTCTGTAGTCGAGAATTACCCGGCAAACGATGGATTATCAACTGCAGTTAGTAATGTTACATTAAATGCCAGCGCGGGACATAATGGAATGGCGATCTATTGTACTGCAAGTAACATTGCTGGAATAATGGTTGTAAGCAGAAGGATTCACCTTAATGTGAGAT acaaatcacaaacaacaattttggtaaataatcaaacaaatgatatcaGCTTTTACCTGATGCGAAATTCGAACataaatcaatctttaaaatgCCAAGTTTACGGTGGAAATCCTCTTGCAACTCTGAAATGGTCTTGCTACGATGGTATTCAAAGCGACGAGAATTCACAGTCCAGTGCTATAAGTACCGTCACTTGGATTGCTACTGATTTGACCGAATCAACATGCAACTGCTCTGCATCAAATATTTTTGGATGGACGGATCGGCGTGTTGTGTACATACATGTGTACT ATGAACCAACTCCGCCAGTGTGTACACTTGGCAATACCACTTTGCACCAAGAcgttataaacattattttaaacacaagTTTAAGCATTACTTGTAACAGTGAAGGGAACCCGTCTCCTGACAATTTTACTTGGATGTGGCCAACAAGCAACATATCTGAAGGAAAAACCCTTTCAATCAGTAATGTTCAAATATCACATGATGGGTTATACACACTTAGTGTTCAGAATCTCATGGAACCTAGCATTGGGCAAGTCGTCAACGGACGTTCAAATGCAACGTTTGACATAAACATTCAAT ATGGTCCGCGAAACCCTAACTTCGTTTTTGGACACAATGGAAAGAACATTCCATCAGGGGTCGTGTCTGTAATTAAAGGCAAAGAAATCAGTATTGTCGCCTTTGCTGATGCTAATCCGACGTCGTCGTACAAGTGGTCGAACAATCAAGTTGGAGAGACAATATCACAAGTGTTCAATTATGACGTAAGCATTTCTTGCAACATTTCAAATGAGCTGAATCCGATTGGTGCTTCTACAATTCAACAAAGTATTACGGAAATACTTCAGTTTGAAGTACTGT ATCCCCCAGAAGTTCCTATTCTTCAGTTTAAAACTTGTAACAGGATCATCGGAATTCAAGATTCGATTTTAAAAGTACTTGTCGATCAACCCTTAAATgtgacatgttttgtaaaagcaaAGCCGGAACCCTCCTTTAAATGGAACAACGCACTTTCCAGTGAATTGGTATTTGCAAACACGTCAAAAATTTACTCAGCGACATACGTTTGCAATGCCCATAATACCATGAATACATCATATGGGGAAATTCTTGAGGGTCAAAAAGAGATATCATTTTACCTCGATGTATTAT ATCCaccaaaaataacaaatgttgaAATTGAGTTCGTCGCTTGTCGAAGGTACAACATTTAG
- the LOC128234098 gene encoding hemicentin-1-like isoform X2 — protein sequence MTTIAFWCLIAVLKTLVPITEAIIASDELNVITINDTEQLTLTCEAPDGLPAANISWFLDNRFSNVSNDDENITALSVVENYPANDGLSTAVSNVTLNASAGHNGMAIYCTASNIAGIMVVSRRIHLNVRYKSQTTILVNNQTNDISFYLMRNSNINQSLKCQVYGGNPLATLKWSCYDGIQSDENSQSSAISTVTWIATDLTESTCNCSASNIFGWTDRRVVYIHVYYEPTPPVCTLGNTTLHQDVINIILNTSLSITCNSEGNPSPDNFTWMWPTSNISEGKTLSISNVQISHDGLYTLSVQNLMEPSIGQVVNGRSNATFDINIQYGPRNPNFVFGHNGKNIPSGVVSVIKGKEISIVAFADANPTSSYKWSNNQVGETISQVFNYDVSISCNISNELNPIGASTIQQSITEILQFEVLYPPEVPILQFKTCNRIIGIQDSILKVLVDQPLNVTCFVKAKPEPSFKWNNALSSELVFANTSKIYSATYVCNAHNTMNTSYGEILEGQKEISFYLDVLYPPKITNVEIEFVACRRYNI from the exons TGCCCATAACAGAAGCAATTATAGCGTCAGATGAACTGAATGTTATAACAATAAACGATACGGAGCAGCTAACCTTGACATGTGAAGCCCCAGATGGGTTACCGGCTGCTAATATCAGTTGGTTCTTGGACAATAGATTCTCAAATGTGTCaaacgatgatgaaaatataACTGCCCTTTCTGTAGTCGAGAATTACCCGGCAAACGATGGATTATCAACTGCAGTTAGTAATGTTACATTAAATGCCAGCGCGGGACATAATGGAATGGCGATCTATTGTACTGCAAGTAACATTGCTGGAATAATGGTTGTAAGCAGAAGGATTCACCTTAATGTGAGAT acaaatcacaaacaacaattttggtaaataatcaaacaaatgatatcaGCTTTTACCTGATGCGAAATTCGAACataaatcaatctttaaaatgCCAAGTTTACGGTGGAAATCCTCTTGCAACTCTGAAATGGTCTTGCTACGATGGTATTCAAAGCGACGAGAATTCACAGTCCAGTGCTATAAGTACCGTCACTTGGATTGCTACTGATTTGACCGAATCAACATGCAACTGCTCTGCATCAAATATTTTTGGATGGACGGATCGGCGTGTTGTGTACATACATGTGTACT ATGAACCAACTCCGCCAGTGTGTACACTTGGCAATACCACTTTGCACCAAGAcgttataaacattattttaaacacaagTTTAAGCATTACTTGTAACAGTGAAGGGAACCCGTCTCCTGACAATTTTACTTGGATGTGGCCAACAAGCAACATATCTGAAGGAAAAACCCTTTCAATCAGTAATGTTCAAATATCACATGATGGGTTATACACACTTAGTGTTCAGAATCTCATGGAACCTAGCATTGGGCAAGTCGTCAACGGACGTTCAAATGCAACGTTTGACATAAACATTCAAT ATGGTCCGCGAAACCCTAACTTCGTTTTTGGACACAATGGAAAGAACATTCCATCAGGGGTCGTGTCTGTAATTAAAGGCAAAGAAATCAGTATTGTCGCCTTTGCTGATGCTAATCCGACGTCGTCGTACAAGTGGTCGAACAATCAAGTTGGAGAGACAATATCACAAGTGTTCAATTATGACGTAAGCATTTCTTGCAACATTTCAAATGAGCTGAATCCGATTGGTGCTTCTACAATTCAACAAAGTATTACGGAAATACTTCAGTTTGAAGTACTGT ATCCCCCAGAAGTTCCTATTCTTCAGTTTAAAACTTGTAACAGGATCATCGGAATTCAAGATTCGATTTTAAAAGTACTTGTCGATCAACCCTTAAATgtgacatgttttgtaaaagcaaAGCCGGAACCCTCCTTTAAATGGAACAACGCACTTTCCAGTGAATTGGTATTTGCAAACACGTCAAAAATTTACTCAGCGACATACGTTTGCAATGCCCATAATACCATGAATACATCATATGGGGAAATTCTTGAGGGTCAAAAAGAGATATCATTTTACCTCGATGTATTAT ATCCaccaaaaataacaaatgttgaAATTGAGTTCGTCGCTTGTCGAAGGTACAACATTTAG
- the LOC128234102 gene encoding uncharacterized protein LOC128234102 isoform X1 produces the protein MVGELIDILNISRKDEGNFTCFASNKMTPTGYAEKVGVDTHNFYVEVQYKATRQRFVASNATLNHMQELQFICDVDSDPPGNISILSSNGTTLQSTAGNKQLRYSKTSSCLEDKGSFTCVTANTHNSGSPESRTITVDVRCSPMYRLNEFPITSVRSSQGEKAVMNFSFYSNPLPTSIVWRNLSSNLKNAIHANDNDRVTIITSEDNMTSVVIVNPVEPGDFCNYSVTADNEVGSKMEIFRILKDDESLATKSASTSSFATIIGSVGASVVLISILLVTFFYRKRKSTNKNNDLDIKNDDSEYEEIRYKELTTLGYTGVMEYSELDFQRKLEETEQRTTPAEYETYENLQLFTCRTKILSTS, from the exons ATGGTCGGAGAGCTGATCGACATTCTCAACATTTCTCGAAAGGACGAAGgcaattttacatgttttgctaGCAACAAAATGACCCCAACTGGCTATGCAGAAAAAGTTGGAGTCGACACACACAACTTTTATGTCGAAGTTCAGT atAAAGCAACAAGACAGAGATTCGTTGCTTCAAATGCCACTTTGAATCATATGCAAGAATTACAGTTTATATGCGATGTAGATAGCGACCCGCCAGGTAATATTAGTATATTGTCTTCAAATGGCACAACATTGCAATCTACggcaggaaataaacaactgcGATATAGCAAGACCAGTTCATGCTTGGAAGACAAAGGCAGTTTTACATGTGTAACTGCGAACACGCATAATAGTGGATCACCCGAGAGCAGAACTATCACAGTTGATGTCAGAT GTTCACCCATGTATCGTCTTAACGAATTCCCAATCACGAGTGTCAGGAGTTCTCAAGGTGAAAAGGCAGTTATGAACTTTAGCTTCTATTCTAACCCATTACCAACAAGTATTGTGTGGCGAAACCTTTCAAGCAATTTGAAAAATGCCATACATGCCAATGACAATGACAGAGTAACGATAATTACATCAGAAGACAACATGACTTCAGTTGTCATAGTCAACCCAGTAGAACCCGGAGATTTTTGCAACTACTCCGTCACAGCAGACAATGAGGTTGGATCTAAAATGGAGATATTTCGCATTCTTAAAGATG ATGAGTCTCTTGCAACAAAGAGTGCATCAACGAGCTCATTTGCAACAATTATAGGTTCTGTTGGCGCTTCTGTGGTGTTAATATCTATCCTTTTAGTGACATTCTTCTACAGGAAACGAAAGTCTACTAATAAAAACAATG ATCTTGACATCAAGAACGACGATTCCGAGTATGAGGAAATAAG GTATAAAGAGTTAACGACCCTGGGATACACGGGCGTCATGGAATATTCCGAACTCG ATTTCCAACGAAAACTTGAAGAAACCGAACAGCGAACAACACCGGCTGAATACGAGACATACGAGAACCTACAACTGTTCACATGCAGAACTAAAATCTTATCCACCTCATAA
- the LOC128234102 gene encoding uncharacterized protein LOC128234102 isoform X2: protein MVGELIDILNISRKDEGNFTCFASNKMTPTGYAEKVGVDTHNFYVEVQYKATRQRFVASNATLNHMQELQFICDVDSDPPGNISILSSNGTTLQSTAGNKQLRYSKTSSCLEDKGSFTCVTANTHNSGSPESRTITVDVRCSPMYRLNEFPITSVRSSQGEKAVMNFSFYSNPLPTSIVWRNLSSNLKNAIHANDNDRVTIITSEDNMTSVVIVNPVEPGDFCNYSVTADNEVGSKMEIFRILKDDLDIKNDDSEYEEIRYKELTTLGYTGVMEYSELDFQRKLEETEQRTTPAEYETYENLQLFTCRTKILSTS, encoded by the exons ATGGTCGGAGAGCTGATCGACATTCTCAACATTTCTCGAAAGGACGAAGgcaattttacatgttttgctaGCAACAAAATGACCCCAACTGGCTATGCAGAAAAAGTTGGAGTCGACACACACAACTTTTATGTCGAAGTTCAGT atAAAGCAACAAGACAGAGATTCGTTGCTTCAAATGCCACTTTGAATCATATGCAAGAATTACAGTTTATATGCGATGTAGATAGCGACCCGCCAGGTAATATTAGTATATTGTCTTCAAATGGCACAACATTGCAATCTACggcaggaaataaacaactgcGATATAGCAAGACCAGTTCATGCTTGGAAGACAAAGGCAGTTTTACATGTGTAACTGCGAACACGCATAATAGTGGATCACCCGAGAGCAGAACTATCACAGTTGATGTCAGAT GTTCACCCATGTATCGTCTTAACGAATTCCCAATCACGAGTGTCAGGAGTTCTCAAGGTGAAAAGGCAGTTATGAACTTTAGCTTCTATTCTAACCCATTACCAACAAGTATTGTGTGGCGAAACCTTTCAAGCAATTTGAAAAATGCCATACATGCCAATGACAATGACAGAGTAACGATAATTACATCAGAAGACAACATGACTTCAGTTGTCATAGTCAACCCAGTAGAACCCGGAGATTTTTGCAACTACTCCGTCACAGCAGACAATGAGGTTGGATCTAAAATGGAGATATTTCGCATTCTTAAAGATG ATCTTGACATCAAGAACGACGATTCCGAGTATGAGGAAATAAG GTATAAAGAGTTAACGACCCTGGGATACACGGGCGTCATGGAATATTCCGAACTCG ATTTCCAACGAAAACTTGAAGAAACCGAACAGCGAACAACACCGGCTGAATACGAGACATACGAGAACCTACAACTGTTCACATGCAGAACTAAAATCTTATCCACCTCATAA
- the LOC128234102 gene encoding uncharacterized protein LOC128234102 isoform X3, whose amino-acid sequence MQELQFICDVDSDPPGNISILSSNGTTLQSTAGNKQLRYSKTSSCLEDKGSFTCVTANTHNSGSPESRTITVDVRCSPMYRLNEFPITSVRSSQGEKAVMNFSFYSNPLPTSIVWRNLSSNLKNAIHANDNDRVTIITSEDNMTSVVIVNPVEPGDFCNYSVTADNEVGSKMEIFRILKDDESLATKSASTSSFATIIGSVGASVVLISILLVTFFYRKRKSTNKNNDLDIKNDDSEYEEIRYKELTTLGYTGVMEYSELDFQRKLEETEQRTTPAEYETYENLQLFTCRTKILSTS is encoded by the exons ATGCAAGAATTACAGTTTATATGCGATGTAGATAGCGACCCGCCAGGTAATATTAGTATATTGTCTTCAAATGGCACAACATTGCAATCTACggcaggaaataaacaactgcGATATAGCAAGACCAGTTCATGCTTGGAAGACAAAGGCAGTTTTACATGTGTAACTGCGAACACGCATAATAGTGGATCACCCGAGAGCAGAACTATCACAGTTGATGTCAGAT GTTCACCCATGTATCGTCTTAACGAATTCCCAATCACGAGTGTCAGGAGTTCTCAAGGTGAAAAGGCAGTTATGAACTTTAGCTTCTATTCTAACCCATTACCAACAAGTATTGTGTGGCGAAACCTTTCAAGCAATTTGAAAAATGCCATACATGCCAATGACAATGACAGAGTAACGATAATTACATCAGAAGACAACATGACTTCAGTTGTCATAGTCAACCCAGTAGAACCCGGAGATTTTTGCAACTACTCCGTCACAGCAGACAATGAGGTTGGATCTAAAATGGAGATATTTCGCATTCTTAAAGATG ATGAGTCTCTTGCAACAAAGAGTGCATCAACGAGCTCATTTGCAACAATTATAGGTTCTGTTGGCGCTTCTGTGGTGTTAATATCTATCCTTTTAGTGACATTCTTCTACAGGAAACGAAAGTCTACTAATAAAAACAATG ATCTTGACATCAAGAACGACGATTCCGAGTATGAGGAAATAAG GTATAAAGAGTTAACGACCCTGGGATACACGGGCGTCATGGAATATTCCGAACTCG ATTTCCAACGAAAACTTGAAGAAACCGAACAGCGAACAACACCGGCTGAATACGAGACATACGAGAACCTACAACTGTTCACATGCAGAACTAAAATCTTATCCACCTCATAA